From the genome of Candidatus Nitrosocosmicus oleophilus, one region includes:
- the hisG gene encoding ATP phosphoribosyltransferase: MGLIKFAVPKGSIEEATFKMIEQAWQCSVSGRGRIYRVKIADPDIEVKILRPQEIPTYVQEGFHDVGITGKDWIRETNADVKVLLDLEYGKVKQVIAIPEFFEFNSLDELIDNFAQNKKTLRFSTEYLKSTSSYIKSKESYKKYFGDLEPTIVTPWSRTGNNKMVEIFLSFGATEAKPPEDVDAVFDITETGTTLIQNNLKIIDQVMESTAVLIANKDALKDPIKKEKIIDMIVLLRGVVEARKKLHIFVNVEKDNLEELLRILPSLKGPTISNLSKEGWYGVNTIIDKNEFIRLIPTIRKIAQGLVILEPSQILSMDKIILDDKDEIKFD, from the coding sequence ATGGGTCTTATTAAATTCGCGGTGCCCAAAGGCAGTATAGAAGAGGCTACTTTTAAAATGATAGAACAGGCATGGCAATGCAGTGTTAGTGGAAGGGGTAGAATATACAGGGTAAAGATTGCAGACCCAGATATAGAGGTCAAAATTTTAAGACCTCAGGAAATTCCAACATACGTACAAGAGGGATTTCATGATGTTGGAATAACAGGCAAAGACTGGATAAGAGAAACTAATGCTGATGTCAAAGTATTGTTAGATTTAGAATATGGCAAAGTTAAGCAGGTAATAGCTATTCCGGAATTTTTTGAGTTCAATAGTCTGGATGAGTTGATAGATAATTTTGCTCAGAACAAAAAGACATTGAGATTTTCAACGGAATATCTAAAATCAACATCCTCGTATATAAAATCAAAGGAGAGCTATAAAAAATACTTTGGTGATCTGGAACCCACAATAGTAACTCCTTGGTCTAGGACAGGTAATAATAAAATGGTAGAAATCTTCTTATCGTTCGGAGCAACAGAGGCAAAACCTCCAGAAGATGTCGATGCAGTTTTTGACATCACAGAAACAGGAACCACCCTTATTCAAAATAATTTAAAAATCATAGATCAAGTAATGGAATCTACAGCAGTACTCATAGCAAATAAAGATGCTCTAAAGGATCCTATAAAAAAGGAAAAAATTATAGACATGATTGTCCTATTGAGAGGAGTAGTAGAAGCAAGAAAAAAATTACATATTTTCGTTAATGTAGAAAAAGATAATCTTGAAGAATTATTACGTATTCTCCCATCATTGAAAGGTCCAACCATTAGTAATTTAAGTAAAGAAGGATGGTACGGAGTAAATACCATAATAGACAAAAATGAGTTTATTAGACTTATACCAACTATCAGAAAAATTGCTCAAGGGTTGGTAATTTTAGAACCAAGTCAAATATTATCGATGGATAAAATAATTCTAGATGATAAAGATGAAATAAAATTTGATTAA
- a CDS encoding hydroxymethylglutaryl-CoA reductase, degradative, which yields MSKNLDKKKFRNMTHEERLQFIKVNTSLDDNEIDLFRNTSVFKFSNIDGMIENAIGIFPLPIGIANNFVINNKEYLVPMAIEEPSVIAAASNAAKIASKGGGFMAQADDSIMIGQIQLIPNSSYDQPKVQNLIELISNNKIDIISLANTKSKFAKCLDIKIKQVNDESINKLGQMIIIEIMVDTKDAMGANVVNTMCEAIAPEIEALTGCKVVLKILSNYATQRLVKCRGIFPTELIGGEEILKRILFAYSLAFTDVHRAVTHNKGIMNGIDSVAIATGQDFRAIEAGCHAYACRDGQYRSLTKWYQNSKGDLVGEIEIPMAVGIIGGITNTHPIVKACLKLMNISNSQELATIIAASGLAQNFSAIRALSNEGIQKGHMKLHSKNIAIIAGATNDKIEMVSRKMVEERNVSVSRAKEILESLKEN from the coding sequence ATGAGTAAAAATTTGGATAAGAAAAAATTTAGGAACATGACACATGAAGAAAGACTTCAATTTATTAAAGTAAATACAAGCTTAGATGATAACGAAATTGATTTGTTTAGAAATACATCGGTATTTAAATTTAGTAATATCGATGGGATGATAGAAAATGCTATCGGAATTTTTCCACTCCCTATCGGAATAGCAAACAATTTTGTCATCAACAATAAGGAATATTTGGTTCCGATGGCAATAGAAGAACCATCTGTGATAGCTGCTGCAAGCAACGCCGCAAAGATAGCAAGTAAAGGTGGAGGTTTTATGGCTCAAGCAGATGATTCTATCATGATTGGGCAAATTCAATTAATCCCAAATAGCTCATACGATCAACCAAAAGTTCAAAATCTAATCGAGTTGATATCAAATAATAAGATTGACATAATATCTCTAGCAAATACTAAAAGCAAATTTGCGAAATGTTTAGACATTAAAATTAAACAAGTCAATGATGAAAGCATAAACAAACTCGGACAGATGATAATAATAGAAATCATGGTGGATACCAAAGATGCAATGGGTGCAAATGTTGTTAATACAATGTGTGAAGCCATTGCACCCGAAATAGAAGCATTAACAGGATGTAAAGTAGTACTAAAAATTTTATCTAATTATGCCACCCAACGCCTAGTAAAATGTAGAGGGATATTTCCGACAGAATTAATTGGTGGTGAAGAAATTCTTAAAAGGATTTTATTTGCTTATTCGCTAGCGTTCACTGATGTCCATAGAGCCGTTACTCATAATAAAGGAATTATGAATGGGATTGATAGCGTAGCAATAGCCACTGGTCAGGATTTTAGAGCTATTGAGGCAGGATGTCATGCATATGCGTGCAGAGATGGACAGTATAGATCTTTGACTAAATGGTATCAAAATTCTAAAGGAGATCTCGTGGGAGAAATAGAAATTCCAATGGCGGTGGGAATAATTGGAGGGATAACAAACACACACCCTATCGTTAAAGCGTGTTTGAAATTAATGAATATATCAAATTCGCAGGAATTAGCTACCATTATTGCTGCTTCAGGATTAGCACAGAATTTCTCAGCAATTAGAGCTTTATCTAACGAAGGTATTCAGAAGGGACACATGAAACTGCACTCAAAAAATATTGCAATAATCGCAGGAGCTACAAATGACAAAATAGAAATGGTCTCTAGAAAAATGGTTGAAGAGAGAAATGTATCAGTTTCAAGAGCCAAGGAAATTCTAGAATCATTAAAAGAAAATTAA
- a CDS encoding PQQ-dependent sugar dehydrogenase: protein MMNKYVVIVIGITVVIISALTIINTPSDTTILLPSPYAEDRASAVKVIADGLEYPTGVAVLPDKRIIITEQTGKALILNSNGSQLNNYEVTDNYFDEGAGLLGLVIHPQFVNNHYLYLYYTYKNNDNQTFNKIIRLQEKNNSLSEAETIIDHIPASKLHNGGVLKFGPDGKLYIGVGDTTNSELAQNLSSLAGKILRVNDDGTIPSDNPFPNSSIYSYGHRNVVGITWDFNNNTMYASEAGRIGNDEINVIKAGENYGWPIEECGNLEESLFINAEFCFTPSIYPSGILISNSTELDYYGKLIVATLKGEHLRSIDPISKDQSSILTGYGKIKDVTEDSDGSLYLITNNRDFFDNGGGAIDKLLKIVKNN, encoded by the coding sequence ATGATGAATAAGTATGTAGTCATAGTAATTGGAATTACAGTTGTAATAATAAGTGCATTAACAATAATAAATACTCCTTCAGATACAACGATCCTTTTACCTTCACCGTACGCAGAAGATAGGGCTTCGGCTGTCAAAGTTATTGCAGATGGTTTAGAATATCCCACAGGTGTCGCAGTTTTACCTGATAAAAGAATCATAATAACAGAACAAACAGGAAAGGCATTAATTCTCAATAGTAACGGATCCCAGTTGAATAATTACGAAGTAACGGATAATTATTTTGACGAGGGTGCAGGACTATTAGGATTGGTAATTCATCCTCAATTTGTCAATAATCATTATTTGTATCTTTATTATACTTATAAAAATAATGATAATCAGACATTCAACAAGATAATACGATTACAAGAAAAAAATAACTCACTTAGTGAAGCAGAGACAATAATCGATCATATACCGGCTTCAAAGCTTCATAATGGCGGAGTATTAAAGTTTGGACCGGATGGAAAATTGTACATTGGTGTTGGAGATACTACAAATTCAGAGTTAGCTCAGAATTTATCTAGTTTGGCAGGAAAAATACTCCGTGTAAACGATGATGGAACCATACCCAGTGACAACCCATTTCCTAATTCTTCAATTTATTCATATGGACATAGAAATGTTGTAGGTATTACGTGGGATTTTAACAATAATACAATGTATGCTAGTGAAGCTGGCAGGATTGGAAATGATGAAATTAATGTAATCAAAGCGGGTGAAAATTATGGTTGGCCAATAGAAGAATGCGGTAATTTAGAAGAAAGTTTATTCATTAATGCAGAATTTTGTTTTACGCCTTCTATATATCCTTCTGGAATTTTGATAAGCAATTCTACGGAACTAGATTACTATGGAAAATTAATTGTGGCTACTTTAAAAGGTGAGCATTTGAGAAGTATTGATCCTATCTCAAAAGATCAATCTTCAATATTAACCGGATATGGCAAAATCAAGGATGTGACAGAAGATAGCGATGGATCATTATATCTGATAACAAACAATAGAGACTTTTTTGATAACGGTGGTGGTGCAATCGACAAATTGTTAAAAATTGTTAAGAATAATTAA
- a CDS encoding DegT/DnrJ/EryC1/StrS family aminotransferase, which translates to MIPINKPWLDDDAKQEVLNVLDENALTSPAKNGGKRVQAFENLLKSYLKVKHVIAVNSGTSAIHAALLSLGIKPGDEVLLPSFTFVATANSVVATGAKPVFVDINKNDYTIDVSDVVKKINKNTKAILPVHLYGHPSDMDEINSIAKDNSLKVVEDSCQSLGSLYDQKQTGIMGNLGCFSFYASKVLTTGEGGAIVTSDDDLYEKLLMIRNHGMVNGYDTEIFGLNLRLPEVSAAIGIAQMRKLDKMLEMRKTNAKLLFDGLKKFEQKCLLTLPYEPENKKFNWYLFTIGFKENSQRDLIKNALIKEEIGATVYYDPPIHKTPYYSHSNDLNSDTFLSNTVWAWNHVLSLPVHPLITEADINKILKTFENNLQ; encoded by the coding sequence ATGATTCCAATAAATAAGCCGTGGTTGGATGATGATGCTAAACAAGAAGTTTTGAATGTACTTGATGAAAATGCATTGACTTCTCCAGCTAAAAATGGTGGAAAACGGGTACAAGCATTTGAGAATCTCTTAAAATCTTATCTCAAGGTGAAGCATGTAATAGCTGTTAATTCGGGAACATCTGCTATACATGCCGCCTTATTGTCTTTGGGAATTAAACCTGGCGACGAAGTACTTCTTCCATCCTTTACTTTTGTAGCTACGGCCAATTCAGTTGTTGCTACTGGAGCAAAGCCTGTTTTTGTCGATATAAACAAGAATGACTATACAATAGACGTTTCAGATGTTGTGAAAAAAATTAATAAAAATACAAAAGCAATTCTTCCAGTTCATCTTTACGGTCATCCCTCTGATATGGATGAGATCAATTCTATTGCAAAAGATAATTCATTAAAAGTTGTGGAGGATTCATGTCAATCATTAGGTTCTTTGTATGATCAAAAACAAACTGGTATAATGGGAAATTTGGGTTGTTTTAGTTTTTATGCTAGTAAAGTGCTCACGACTGGCGAAGGGGGAGCAATTGTTACTAGTGATGATGATTTATATGAAAAATTGCTAATGATAAGAAACCATGGTATGGTAAATGGGTATGATACAGAGATATTTGGTCTGAACTTGAGATTACCCGAAGTAAGTGCCGCCATAGGAATTGCTCAGATGCGAAAGCTAGACAAGATGCTAGAAATGAGAAAAACAAATGCAAAATTATTGTTTGATGGATTAAAGAAATTTGAACAGAAATGCTTACTCACATTGCCTTATGAACCTGAGAATAAGAAATTCAACTGGTACCTGTTTACTATTGGGTTCAAGGAAAACTCTCAACGAGATTTGATCAAAAATGCTCTTATTAAGGAAGAAATTGGTGCTACTGTTTATTATGATCCACCAATACATAAAACTCCTTATTATAGTCACTCTAATGATCTTAACTCTGATACTTTTCTCTCCAATACTGTTTGGGCTTGGAATCATGTGTTGTCATTGCCTGTTCACCCGTTGATAACTGAAGCCGATATTAACAAAATTCTAAAAACATTTGAGAATAATCTACAGTGA
- a CDS encoding SirB1 family protein, giving the protein MGFEDKIEKDYLEDWKKTVIDKVQENDDIVNITEHVLHIARIIDYPNLKISEYMNMMNEMGKELTGQIKNTKGMRPTHVIEKLNDFFFDDKKFQPNISDYYNPVNNYLNIVLEKRTGIPITLSLIYIHLASYMDFKLHPVNFPSHFLVKYVLDEDSDESIVIDPFNKGRIMDDYVLQDLLNKAYPRSTISLSNDLLKKTNSLQITIRVLNNLKNGYMEVDDLNKIMKINEMILSLDSTSSEALRDKGIILYRNKEYEQALEILYKYIDLNPEANDIDRILELVKQIRNLLTK; this is encoded by the coding sequence TTGGGTTTTGAAGATAAGATAGAGAAAGACTATCTAGAAGATTGGAAAAAGACAGTAATTGACAAAGTACAAGAAAATGATGACATAGTAAACATAACTGAACATGTACTTCATATTGCTAGAATTATCGATTATCCCAACCTGAAAATATCAGAATATATGAACATGATGAATGAGATGGGAAAAGAGTTAACCGGCCAAATAAAAAATACAAAAGGTATGAGGCCAACCCATGTTATTGAAAAATTAAATGATTTTTTCTTTGATGATAAAAAATTTCAACCAAATATTAGTGACTATTATAATCCTGTCAATAATTATTTAAACATAGTATTAGAAAAAAGGACAGGAATTCCCATAACGCTGTCATTGATCTATATTCACCTTGCTAGTTATATGGATTTTAAACTCCATCCCGTTAATTTTCCATCTCATTTTTTAGTCAAATACGTATTAGATGAAGATTCGGACGAATCGATAGTAATTGATCCGTTCAACAAGGGCCGAATCATGGATGACTACGTCTTACAAGATCTTTTAAACAAGGCATATCCTAGATCTACCATTTCTTTGTCTAACGACTTGTTGAAGAAGACAAATTCATTACAAATCACAATCAGGGTCTTAAATAATTTGAAAAATGGATACATGGAAGTGGACGATTTAAACAAAATAATGAAAATAAACGAGATGATCCTCTCCCTGGATAGCACTAGTTCTGAAGCACTCAGAGACAAAGGTATAATTTTATATAGAAATAAGGAATATGAACAAGCTCTAGAAATTCTTTATAAATATATAGATTTGAATCCAGAAGCAAACGATATTGATAGAATATTGGAATTAGTAAAACAGATTAGAAATTTGCTTACAAAGTAG
- a CDS encoding M20/M25/M40 family metallo-hydrolase, whose protein sequence is MSSNKLTIDIDTHGLISDLQKLIKIPSVSARKQNLEECAKEIVVMMKRIGIAAELIYFDDDQKNSTPPPLVYGEVKSKSNPNGKTLLFYNHYDVQPEEPRDLWEYEPFEGKVEGNLIYGRGASDDKGELVTRLKAIEFILKQRGDVPMNIKFLIEGEEEIGSKSISEYLKKYNTKFNTDLVIWEFGYIDQEQKPIISLGMKGLLYVELTAQGASRDVHSSLAVLIENPALRIVQALSTLVDREGKILIKDWFKEVKELSEEESLIIDSEPFDEESFKKEYGINKFINNLSGKGVKKALTCEPTCNISGLNSGYSGPGAKTITPSKAMAKIDFRLVPNMNPALQFKRLEKHLVENGFEDIKVTLIHGEAAGRTALDNQYVKIVEKSANEIFGDSIISISSAGTGPMYDFIDLLKAPCISIGGTYIFSRIHSPNEFAKIDLLEKTTKCMIKIIDNISTTAT, encoded by the coding sequence ATGTCTTCAAACAAGTTGACCATAGATATTGATACTCATGGACTGATAAGCGATCTTCAGAAATTGATAAAAATTCCGAGTGTTTCTGCAAGAAAGCAAAACTTGGAAGAGTGTGCCAAAGAGATCGTTGTAATGATGAAAAGAATAGGAATCGCCGCAGAGTTGATATATTTTGATGATGATCAGAAAAATTCTACACCTCCTCCACTAGTTTATGGAGAGGTCAAATCCAAATCAAATCCAAATGGGAAGACTTTATTATTTTATAATCATTACGACGTACAACCAGAAGAACCTAGGGATTTATGGGAATATGAACCGTTTGAAGGTAAAGTAGAAGGGAATTTGATTTATGGGAGAGGTGCTTCCGACGATAAGGGCGAACTTGTAACCAGGTTAAAAGCAATAGAGTTTATTCTAAAACAAAGAGGCGATGTTCCAATGAATATAAAGTTTCTAATTGAGGGAGAAGAGGAGATTGGAAGCAAGAGCATATCAGAATATCTAAAAAAATACAATACAAAATTTAACACCGATTTAGTTATTTGGGAATTTGGATATATAGATCAGGAACAAAAACCCATTATCAGTTTGGGAATGAAAGGTCTTTTATACGTAGAATTGACGGCACAAGGTGCCTCCAGAGACGTTCATTCTAGTTTAGCTGTTTTGATAGAAAACCCTGCTTTGAGAATTGTCCAAGCTTTATCAACATTGGTTGACAGGGAAGGAAAAATTTTGATAAAGGATTGGTTTAAAGAAGTTAAAGAATTATCTGAAGAGGAAAGTTTGATAATAGACAGCGAACCATTTGATGAGGAAAGTTTCAAAAAAGAATATGGAATCAACAAATTTATCAATAATCTTAGCGGGAAAGGGGTAAAGAAAGCTTTGACTTGTGAACCAACTTGTAACATATCTGGATTAAATTCTGGATATTCAGGTCCAGGTGCAAAAACCATAACTCCTTCAAAAGCAATGGCAAAGATTGACTTTCGTTTGGTTCCAAATATGAACCCTGCTCTTCAGTTTAAAAGGCTAGAGAAACATCTAGTAGAAAACGGATTTGAGGACATTAAAGTCACACTTATTCATGGAGAAGCCGCTGGAAGAACTGCATTAGATAATCAGTATGTAAAAATAGTTGAAAAATCTGCAAATGAAATTTTTGGAGATTCAATAATATCGATTTCATCTGCAGGTACTGGACCTATGTATGATTTTATTGATTTGCTAAAGGCTCCTTGCATTTCAATTGGTGGGACCTATATATTCTCAAGGATACATTCACCCAACGAATTTGCTAAGATCGACCTTCTTGAAAAAACTACTAAATGTATGATAAAAATCATCGACAATATTTCAACGACTGCAACATGA
- a CDS encoding acetate--CoA ligase family protein, with translation MSNENLKNIFLSPSSIAVIGASEKPGVGKAIFSNILNGYKGKIYPITPTSSSVSGIKAYKSVLDVDDNIDLAVVATPNRIVPAVMEEIGKKNIKSCIIVSAGFKEVDETGAQLEQQVQDVGKKYGIRIIGPNCLGIMSLTDQNLMNLTFLKITPKHGEIALVSQSGAICAATVEDAIAQGIGFSKVISMGNKVDMNETDILELLEDDPYTKVIVMYLEDIHDGRRFMNTSKRITLEKRKPIIVLKSGRTPEGARAAMSHTGALMGSDEVYDAVFKQAGVIRVDTMQELFELATAFSKQPLPMNNLGVVIVSNAGGPAIISTDSCSKYNIQMADISNSRESIAKVIPPHGSSRNPVDIVGDADFNRFEKVLVEVLSNSNVGSVVTMCTPSATLDYNELANTIIRTSKNSGKTMLAALMGLAEGVENKSILSEGGVPHFMYAEPAIRTLDSMYKFSNWLSNKKESIPSFSVNKEKVKDVISSVYEQSRTNLLEDEGYAVLQAYGFPVPKSMLVNNEDDAVKSAIEIGYPVVMKISSKDIIHKSESGGVKVGLKNTDDVRNAYNSIMSSVKNYNPNARIEGVLIQEMVTNSKELILGAKQDKLFGPLLMFGLGGIYVEILKDVNFRLAPISESEAREMVDSIKTISLLKGARGEKSSDIPSVVDCLLRLSQLITDFPEIEEFDINPLLVLEEGRGSRVVDVRIGLKNK, from the coding sequence TTGAGTAATGAAAATCTAAAGAACATTTTCCTGTCACCATCTTCTATTGCTGTAATAGGAGCATCAGAAAAACCTGGGGTAGGTAAAGCTATTTTTTCCAATATATTGAACGGCTATAAGGGAAAAATATATCCGATTACCCCGACTAGTTCATCGGTATCGGGCATAAAAGCCTACAAAAGCGTACTTGATGTCGATGACAACATTGACCTTGCGGTAGTCGCCACTCCAAATAGAATCGTTCCCGCAGTTATGGAAGAAATAGGAAAAAAAAATATAAAATCTTGCATAATTGTTTCTGCAGGCTTTAAAGAAGTTGACGAAACTGGTGCACAATTGGAACAACAAGTACAAGATGTTGGTAAAAAATATGGAATCAGAATAATAGGGCCTAATTGCCTTGGAATAATGAGTCTTACAGATCAAAATCTTATGAATTTAACATTTTTGAAAATTACTCCTAAACATGGCGAAATAGCTCTTGTTTCTCAGAGTGGAGCCATTTGCGCAGCTACTGTAGAGGATGCCATAGCTCAGGGAATAGGGTTTTCCAAAGTAATTAGTATGGGAAACAAGGTGGACATGAATGAAACTGATATACTTGAATTATTAGAAGATGATCCTTATACCAAAGTGATTGTGATGTATTTGGAGGATATCCATGATGGACGACGGTTCATGAATACTTCTAAAAGAATTACTTTGGAAAAAAGAAAACCAATTATTGTTTTAAAATCTGGTAGGACTCCAGAAGGTGCCAGAGCAGCAATGTCTCATACAGGTGCATTGATGGGTTCAGACGAAGTATACGATGCTGTATTTAAGCAAGCTGGTGTGATTAGGGTAGATACAATGCAGGAATTATTTGAATTAGCAACTGCTTTTTCAAAACAGCCTTTACCAATGAATAACTTGGGGGTGGTAATTGTTTCTAATGCAGGCGGACCTGCAATCATTTCCACCGATTCTTGTTCCAAATATAATATACAAATGGCAGATATTTCTAATTCAAGAGAAAGTATAGCTAAGGTTATCCCGCCGCATGGATCCTCCAGAAATCCTGTTGATATAGTAGGCGATGCGGATTTCAATAGATTTGAAAAAGTATTGGTTGAAGTATTGTCTAATTCTAATGTTGGGTCTGTAGTAACAATGTGTACCCCTTCTGCGACTTTAGATTATAATGAATTAGCCAATACAATAATTCGAACATCAAAGAATAGTGGAAAGACAATGCTAGCTGCATTAATGGGTTTGGCTGAAGGTGTTGAAAACAAATCTATATTGTCAGAAGGAGGAGTACCTCATTTTATGTATGCAGAACCTGCCATAAGAACATTAGATTCGATGTATAAGTTTAGTAATTGGTTAAGCAACAAAAAGGAATCTATACCATCTTTCTCCGTTAATAAGGAGAAGGTTAAGGATGTTATATCTAGCGTTTACGAACAAAGCAGAACAAATCTTTTGGAAGATGAGGGCTATGCTGTACTTCAAGCGTACGGATTTCCAGTTCCAAAAAGTATGCTAGTAAATAATGAAGATGATGCTGTTAAATCTGCAATAGAAATTGGTTATCCTGTTGTCATGAAAATATCTTCAAAAGATATTATACACAAATCAGAATCGGGTGGTGTAAAAGTTGGTTTAAAAAATACCGATGATGTTCGAAATGCGTATAATTCTATCATGTCTAGTGTAAAAAATTATAATCCAAACGCAAGAATTGAAGGTGTATTGATCCAGGAAATGGTAACCAATTCCAAAGAATTAATCCTTGGTGCAAAACAAGACAAATTATTTGGGCCATTGCTGATGTTTGGATTAGGAGGAATCTACGTTGAGATTTTGAAGGATGTAAATTTCAGGTTGGCTCCTATTTCTGAATCCGAAGCCAGAGAAATGGTGGATTCAATCAAAACAATTTCGTTATTGAAAGGCGCAAGAGGTGAAAAATCATCAGATATCCCATCCGTAGTTGATTGCTTGCTAAGATTGTCTCAACTAATTACAGATTTTCCAGAAATCGAAGAATTTGATATTAATCCGTTACTGGTCCTAGAGGAAGGACGTGGTTCACGGGTAGTAGATGTGAGAATTGGATTAAAAAATAAATAG
- a CDS encoding HEAT repeat domain-containing protein produces MDNRLNLLMEMEQRFDNKDETYFKNLVDHKDYVIRTRAVCILADISGEKAIESIGRVLLNDSDQLVRHEAAFSLGQLGHTRGIDVLSKAVLEDPSFFVRHEAAVALGVIGSEQSRKTLEQALNDESEEVRESAMIALANLDYIAHVQRTNKFTSLTGG; encoded by the coding sequence TTGGATAATAGATTGAACTTGTTAATGGAAATGGAACAACGCTTTGATAATAAAGACGAGACATATTTTAAGAATCTAGTTGACCACAAGGATTATGTAATAAGAACTAGAGCCGTATGCATACTAGCAGATATTTCTGGAGAAAAAGCCATTGAATCTATTGGACGAGTTCTATTAAATGATTCAGACCAACTTGTAAGACACGAAGCAGCCTTTTCTCTAGGCCAATTAGGGCACACAAGGGGAATAGACGTTTTATCAAAAGCTGTGCTAGAGGATCCAAGTTTTTTTGTTAGACATGAGGCCGCAGTAGCATTGGGAGTTATAGGATCCGAACAATCACGCAAAACCCTTGAACAAGCACTAAATGATGAGAGCGAAGAGGTAAGGGAATCTGCAATGATAGCACTAGCAAATCTGGATTATATCGCGCATGTACAAAGAACTAACAAGTTTACAAGTTTGACCGGTGGATAA
- a CDS encoding pentapeptide repeat-containing protein gives MSDLKQDEGLTLLLEEKVNEFNEWRLENLTIKLDFTGTDFSNKDISNAYLNGVNLTGCDFSNSIVVGTNFVQSNLSETTFEGSDMSEALIMYATVKGSNIVKTQLSNTNFMWSDLQNSDLRESIMYKTIFVEADLRNANTEGLDKNDAYLKYAKLKGTTWE, from the coding sequence ATGTCTGATCTCAAACAAGATGAAGGCCTTACTCTACTTCTTGAGGAAAAAGTAAACGAATTTAATGAGTGGCGTTTAGAAAATCTCACTATAAAATTAGACTTTACAGGAACTGATTTTTCAAATAAAGATATTTCTAACGCTTATCTTAATGGTGTTAATCTTACTGGATGTGATTTTTCAAATTCAATAGTCGTGGGCACTAATTTCGTGCAATCCAATTTGTCTGAAACTACTTTTGAAGGTTCCGACATGTCTGAAGCTTTGATTATGTACGCCACAGTAAAGGGTTCTAATATTGTCAAAACTCAATTAAGTAATACCAATTTTATGTGGTCTGATTTACAGAATTCAGATCTCAGGGAAAGCATTATGTACAAGACTATTTTTGTTGAGGCCGATCTCAGAAATGCCAATACCGAAGGATTAGATAAAAATGACGCGTATTTAAAATATGCAAAATTGAAAGGAACTACTTGGGAATAA